ATCTGGCGTTTTTGGTACTAAATCCGTGAACTCCGCATTGTTTAGCGGAATGGTTAACGTCTGCCAGCCATGCGCAGGTAAATAATGCCTTATAATTGATAACAGCTTGGCATCTAACTGACTACCAACGTCATGCATCAAGACGATGCTGCCGCGAAATTGGCCTAATGTTTGTGGTAGATAATGCGCAGCAATGTGCTTCTCCCCAACCAGCAAGGGCACAAGATCTGTCGATTGCGCCTTGATAGTTAATGTTGTTGGCGGCGAAGCCGAGGACGACCCTGCATTCTGTTGTTCCGCCCACACCGGCGTTAATACCAATGTCATTAATCCGACAAATAAAATCCGGCACGACAATTTTTGGTCTCCAAATGTCATTGATAACGCCAAGTATAGGCTAAAGATTAGCACTCACTAAAGCTGAAAGTTGACGTTTTTTACGGTAAAGTAATACGTTTAAAACTGATAATTACAGAGAGTGATCCCATGGCCGAATTTAAAATCGCCCCGTCTATCCTGTCAGCTGACTTTGCTCGTTTGGGTGAAGAGGTAGTAAACGTACTGGCTTCCGGAGCAGATATTGTGCATTTTGACGTAATGGATAACCACTACGTGCCAAACCTGACCATTGGTCCATTGGTCTGCGATGCCTTGCGCAAACACGGTGTGACAGCAGAAATTGATGTTCATCTCATGGTCAAACCCGTGGATCGAATCATCCCTGATTTTGCCCAAGCTGGCGCCAGTTATATTACTTTTCATCCAGAAGCGTCAGAACACATTGATCGCAGTCTACAATTAGTCAAAGCTGAAGGTTGTAAGTCTGGTTTAGTATTTAATCCTGCTACCCCGTTATCGTTAGCTGAACATGTTTTAGATAAGGTTGACCGCATTTTATTGATGTCAGTTAATCCCGGTTTTGGTGGCCAAAAATTCATCCCTCATACATTAGAAAAACTGCGCCAAGCTCGCAAAATGATTGATGAAAGTGGCTACGATATCGATTTAGAGATCGATGGTGGCGTCAACGTGAAAAACATTCGTGAAATCGCTGAAGCAGGCGCGCGGACTTTTGTTGCGGGCAGCGCCGTATTTGGTGCGGCAAAAGCAGATGATCCGAATCAATATGACTCTATTCTTGCTGCCATGCGCGAAGAACTTGCCAAAGCAGCTGTGTAAGATAGTGACATCCCCAATCTTAGCCCGGTGCAAGCCGGGCTTTTTGTAGAAATGAAGGCATGAAACAGGCAGAATTTGAACAATTAGCCGCAGAGGGCTACAACCGCATTCCCTTGTCAAGAGAAGTGCTTGCCGATCTGGATACGCCGCTCAGTACGTATCTTAAATTAGCCGATGCCCCCTACTCTTATTTGTTCGAATCTGTCCAAGGCGGTGAGAAATGGGGCCGCTTCTCAATCATTGGTCTGCCTTGCCATCAAGTTATTCGCATTTATGGGTCACAAATTCGAATCTATAAAGATAACGAATTGACGCATACGCTGATTGAAGCCGATCCGCTTCGCTGGATTGAAGGTTTTCAGCAATCTTTTCGTGTTGCTGAAATCGATGGATTGCCGAAGTTTAATGGTGGACTGGTCGGCTATTTTGGTTATGACACGGTACGTTACATTGAATCAAGACTTGGCCATGCCCCTGCCAGTGACCCACTAGGTTGTCCCGATATTTTACTCATGGTTTCTGATGAGCTGGTCGTATTTGATAATCTCAGTAACTGTTTGTATTTGATTGTACATGCCGATCCGGCTGTCGAAGGGGCTTATGAACTCGCGCAACAGCGTTTAGATGCCCTTGTCGATCAATTACGCGAAGCAACACCAAAACGAAAAAAAGCATATTCTGGCAACCAGGTTGATGAACAAGATTTTGTTTCTGGTTTTACCCACGATGGCTTTGTTGATGCGGTTGATAAAGCCAAGCAATACATTACTGACGGCGATATCATGCAAGTTGTTTTATCGCAGCGCCTGTCGATTCCCTTTAAAGCGGAGCCCATCGATCTTTATCGTGCTTTACGCACCCTGAATCCGTCACCCTACATGTTTTACCTGCATCTCGATGATTTTCATGTGGTTGGCTCCTCACCAGAAATTCTAGTCAGGATGGAAGATCAAGAAATCACGGTTCGCCCCATTGCTGGCACGCGCAAGCGAGGCAAAACAGAGGCCGAAGATGTCGCGCTTGAAAATGAGCTACTGGCTGATCCCAAAGAATTGGCTGAGCATTTAATGCTGATTGATTTGGGCCGCAATGATATTGGCCGCGTCAGTGAAACCGGCAGCGTCAATTTAACCGATAAAATGGTGATCGAACGTTACTCTCATGTCATGCACATTGTTTCAAACGTCACCGGTAAATTAAAACCAACGTTCAATGCCATGGATGCGCTTCGAGCTACGTTTCCTGCCGGTACTGTCAGTGGCGCACCGAAAGTTCGGGCGATGGAGATCATTGATGAGCTAGAGCCTGTTAAGCGTGGCGTTTATGCTGGTGCTGTGGGATATTTATCCTGGACCGGTAACTTGGACACCGCCATCGCTATTCGTACTGCCGTTATCAAACAGGATCAACTGCATATTCAAGCCGGTGCCGGCATCGTTTACGACTCTGTTCCTGAGTCAGAATGGCAAGAAACAATGAACAAAGCCAGAGCCGTATTTCGTGCTGTAGCCATGGCTGAAGCCGGCTTGCAACCTCCAACCAGTGACTTGTCGTGAGCTGAAAATATGCTATTAATGATCGATAATTACGACTCTTTTACCTATAACCTGGTTCAGTACTTTGCTGAATTAGGTGTCGAAGTCGTTGTTAAACGCAATGACCAGTTAACACTGGCAGACATAGACAAATTAAACCCGGATCAGATTGTTATTTCACCCGGACCATGTACGCCGAATGAGGCGGGCATTTCTCTGGAGGTGATTAAACAATTTTCGGGCAAAAAACCGTTGTTAGGTGTTTGCCTCGGCCATCAGGCTATAGGCCAGGCATTCGGCGGTGATGTTGTTCATGCACGAGAAATCATGCATGGTAAAACCTCGCAGGTTCACCATCATGACCGGGGCGTCTTCAATGGATTGAATAATCCGCTACAAGCCACTCGCTATCACTCTTTAGTCGTTAAGCAGCAAACTTTACCAGACTGCTTTGAAATCACGGCTTGGACTGAAAGTCAGCCAGGACAGATTGATGAAATTATGGGCCTGCGCCATAAAACATTACCGGTTGAAGGTGTCCAGTTTCATCCAGAATCAATTCTGACTGAACAAGGCCATCAATTACTTAAGAATTTTCTGGAGCCCCTCTAATGAGCGTATTAACGCTTAGTCTGCCGCAAGCCATAAAACGGGTGATGCAGCGCGATAATCTGACCGATGAAGAGATGACGCAAGTGATGCAGCAAATCATGACGGGGCAGGCAACCGATGCGCAGATTGGGGGTTTTTTAATTGGACTCGCAATGAAAGGTGAGACGGTTGCTGAGATTACGGCAGCAGCCAAAGTCATGCGTCAACTGGCAACGCCCGTTACGATTCAAAGCGCCCCCATCATTGATACCTGTGGCACAGGCGGCGATGGCGCCAGTAGTTTTAATGTCTCAACTGCCAGTGCATTTGTTGTCGCCGCGGCAGGTGCCAAAGTCGCAAAACATGGCAACCGTTCCGTTTCCAGCACGTCGGGCAGCGCGGATGTGCTTGAGGCTGCGGGTGTTAATCTGGATATTAGCCCGGAACAAGTTGCGCATTGTATCGAAACTGTCGGTATCGGATTTATTTTTGCTCAAAAACATCATGGTGCAATGAAACATGCCATTGCTGCACGTAAAGAAATGGCCGTTCGTACCATTTTCAATTTGCTTGGCCCGTTAACCAATCCTGCCGGTGCCCCCTATCAAGTGTTAGGGGTTTATGATCGGCAATGGTTACGCCCAGTTGCTGAGGTGCTCCAGCAACTGGGTAGTCGTCATGTCCTGGTTGTCCATTCAGCAGATGGCATGGATGAAATCAGTATTGGTGCAGAGACAACCATTGCAGAGCTCAAAGATGGCAAGATCAACGAATACACGATTCAACCCGAAGATTTTGGTCTACAGCGTGCAGATATCACCGCACTTAGTGTCAATAATGTCACGGAAAGTTTAGCGATGATTCAATCCATCTTTGCAGGGCATTCTGGTCCGGCCAGAGATATTGTTGTCTTAAATGCGGGCGCTGCGATTTATGCCGCTGATTTAAGTGACGATCTGGCAAGTGGCATCCAATTAGCACAAAACTTAATCGATAACGGTGTAGCAGCCAAAAAGCTTGATGCACTGATTCAATGCAGTCAGGGACTGACAAATGAATAGTAAGCCCGATATTCTCAACAAAATTCTGCAACGCAAGCAACAGGAAATTGCCGAACGTAACGGTCGCGTTCCATTGCAAAAAATGCAGCAGCTTGCTGAGCAAGCCCTGCCCGTTCGTGGCTTTGTCACGGCAATGCAAACGAAACTGGCGGCAGGACAAAGCGCCGTCATTGCCGAAGTAAAAAAAGCCTCGCCAAGTAAAGGTCTGCTTCGAGAAGATTTTCACCCGGCGGAGATTGCCCGCTCCTATCAAGCAGGAGGTGCCGCTTGTTTATCTGTTTTAACGGATAGAGATTTTTTTCAAGGTCACGAAGACTATCTGCAACAGGCACGGGAAGCTTGTGACTTACCCGTGATTCGAAAAGACTTTATTGTTGACCCATATCAAGTCTTTGAAGCAAGGGCTATCAATGCAGACTGTATTTTATTGATTGTTGCCGCTTTAACCGATGCGCAGTTAGAAAACCTCAGTCAATTGGCCTTGCAACTGGATATGGATGTCTTGGTTGAAGTCCATGATGCCATTGAGTTACAAAGGGCACTAAGCTTGAATTTACCCCTGATTGGCATTAATAACCGGGATTTACGGAGCTTTGAAATCTCGCTACAAACAACCTTGGCACTTTTGCCGCAAATCCCTGATGACGTGATTGTCGTAACAGAAAGTGGCATTCATACCGCAGCGCATGTTGAACAAATGCGAAATCATGATGTAAACGCTTTTTTGATCGGCGAAACTTTTATGCGCGCCCCAGATCCAGGACAAGCACTAAAAGCCTTGTTCGAATCTTAAATTGCGCGTTTTTTGATTTGAACCGGTGATCGTCGATGTGACTCATCGTACAAGATAACCGTTTTACCATGCGCCCATAGCGTGCCCTGCTCTTGAAGCTCTTTCATGACACGGCCAACCATTTCGCGTGAACAGCCAACAATACGGCTAATTTCCTGACGCGTCACTTTAATCTGAATCCCTTCTTCATGACGCATGGCATCGGGCTGGATAGATAATTCTTCCAATGCGGCCATCACACGACCAGCCACATCAAGAAATGCCATGTCAGATGCTTTGCGTGTCGTGCTTAATAAACGACGCGCTAATTGCTCTGCAAGGGTTTGTAACAGCATTGGATAGCAGTTTTTCAGGTGGGTTTCCGCCATACTGCGAATCTGTTGGTAACTGATTTCTTCTGTGCGGCAGTCACTCCGCGCCCGCACCGTGACCATGCGATCGCCGACCTCTGAAAATAAACCGACCTCACCAATGAAATCACCCTGATTAAGATAAGCCACAATAAGCTCTTCACCCTCTTCGTTTTCCATGCAGATGCTGACGGATCCCTCACGCAGATAATACAGTTTATCTGCCGCATCCCCGGGCCGGACAATAATGGTTTTTGCGGGATAATGCCGGCTGTGACAAAACTGAAAAAATTCTGCCAAACCAGATTCTATTGCTTTATGTTTATGATAATCCATCGCTTTTTCCAAACCAAAAGGGGCATATGCCAAACAACAGTTACTGCCCGATGCAGATGAATATGGCAAAATTGTCACGTTTTAGCAATGTAGCGATAAGGTAATCGAATCTAATGAAAGCACGTGTGAAATGGGTTGAGGATGTTCTTTTTCTGGGCCAAAGTGGCACTGGCCATACCGTAGTGATGGAAGGCCCGGCTGAAGCCGGTGGACAAGGCACGGGCATGCGGCCAATGGAGTTATTACTGCTGGGCATGGCTGGCTGCACCGCCTATGACGTCGTGGGTATCCTGAAAAACTCTAAACAGGAAATCAGTGATTGTGATGTCAGTGTCACAGCAGAACGTGCTGATGACATGCCGAAAGTGTTTACCAAGATTCATGTGCATTACAAAATCCGAGGGCGGCAGGTAAAACCGAATTTTGTCGAACGGGCAATCAAACAATCGACCGAGAAATACTGTTCTGCCTCGATTATGCTCGGTAAAACAGCTGAAATCAGTCATGCTTTTGATATTGAAGAAATTAATTAAACGATTACATTATGGAAACCCACATCTATAAATCCAAACGCAAAGCAGAAATGTACTTGTATTTGCTCGTCGAAGATGACTTTTCGGTAGTGCCAGAAACGCTTCTAAACGCTTTTGAGCCCGCTCCCGAAAAAGTCATGACATTGCGTCTGTCTTCTGACCGGCCATTAGCAAGAGAAGATGTTGATCAAGTCATGCAACAATTACAAGAGCAAGGTTTCTACCTGCAAATGCCACCATCAGCAATGAGTCTGCTGGAAAAAGAACGCGCGACTAACGCCGCCGCATCATAATAATTTTTTCAGCTGGTATAACGTCTCAAGCGCCTGTTTAGGCGTTAACTCATCTGGGTCAAGTTGCTGCATCGCAGCGAGTAATGCGGTCGTATCCGGCTTAATTGCACTATCAGCTGGCTTTTCAGACGACGTCAGTTGCCGTGTTTGCTGCTCCAATTGCGTAAGTTGCTGACGAGCAGCATGGATAACGTCATTTGGAACGCCAGCCAGCTTGGCGACTTGTAGACCGTAACTCTGGCTCGCCGCACCGGGTTTTAATTGATGTAAAAAAACAATGTCATCACCATGTTCAACCGCATCCAGATGCACATTACCAGCGGCTTCATAAAGCTCTGGTAACCGTGTCATTTCAAAATAATGCGTGGCAAACAGACAATACGCGCCAATATCACGGACTAATTTTTCCGCACAACTCCAGGCTAATGCCAACCCATCAAAGGTACTGGTACCACGGCCGACTTCGTCCATCAGTACTAAACTGTTGGCTGTTGCATTATTCAAAATATTTGCCGCTTCATTCATCTCCACCATAAATGTGGAACGACCACCAGCCAGATCATCCGTGGCACCAATTCGAGTAAAGATCTGATCGACAGGTCCAATAAAAGCCTTGTCCGCTGGCACATAACTGCCCATCGCGGCCATGATGATAATCAGCGCTGTTTGCCGCATATAGGTGGATTTGCCACCCATATTTGGCCCGGTCACAATGTGCATGCGGGTTGCGTCAAACCGCAGATCGTTGGCGCAAAACGGCGCAGTTTGCACCGCTTCAACAACGGGATGTCGGCCGGCTGTGATTGATATTTCGGATCTCTCTGTCAAGACTGGCTGGCTGTAATGTAATGTCTTTGCACGCTCAGCCAGATTACAAAACACATCTAAACATGCCAATGCTCGTGCCGATTCTGCCAAGGCGGGTAAATCCGGTGCTAATTTGTCAAACAAAGCGTCGTAAAGCGATTTTTCCAGTGCCAGCGCTTTATCTTTAGCACGAAGCGCTTGATCTTCGTACTCTTTTAGCTCTGGGGTGATATAGCGTTCCGCATTTTTAAGCGTCTGCCGACGTTGATAATCGTCTGGTAAATCAAGCTGATGTGCTTTGCCTAATTCGATAAAATAGCCGTGTACCTTGTTATAGCCCACTTTAAGCGTATTGACGCCCGTTCGTTGGCGCTCACGACTCTCTATGGCTTGCAAATAATCATTAGCGTTGTGCTGCATCTGGCGTAAATGATCCAGTTCTGCGTCGTAGCCTGCCGCTATCACACCGCCATCCCGAATTAACAGCGGTGGCTCAGCAATAATGGCCTGCTCCAACAACAGTTTAACTTCGCGAAACTCGCCTAGCTTTCTATCCACCTGCTTCAAAGGACCATTTACGTCACGCAAAGCATGATGCAGCGTTGGCAGCTGTGCCAATGTCTGTCGTAATTGGGTAAAGTCCCGCGGCCGGGCTGAGCGTATTTCAATCCGGGTAATAATGCGTTCAATATCCGACACCGACTTCAGACAGGCTTGCAGATCGGCCACTAAGTCTTGTTCTGATATCTGTTCAATAGCCTGGTGACGCTCTTTAATCACACTGGAACGGCGATCTGGTTGAAGCAGCCAACGACGAAGCAAGCGTCCGCCCATTGGCGTCAATGTTCGATCAATAACAGAAATTAAGGTATGCGCCTTCCCCCCACTCAAGTTCACTTCTAATTCGAGATTTCTCCGCGACTGCGGGTCGATCAGAATAAAGTCGGCAAGGGATTCATAACTGATCGAACGTATCTGGGGTAACGCGGTTTGTTGGGTTTGTTGAGCATAATTCAATAAACAACCAGCAGCTCGAATAGCTAAGGTTGCTGATTCGCATCCAAAGCCATGTAAATCGCTGGTTTCAAAGTGGGCACAGAGACGCTGGCGCGCTGCAGATTCTTCAAAATGCCATTCCGGTACAACACGCCATTGCGATTGATAATGTCTCAATTGTGATGTTTGGCTGTCATCAGCCAGAATTTCGGCTGGTTTTAATCTGGCCAGTTCGGCTTGTAACGCAGCACTATCGTTTAATTCTGTTATCCAAAACCGGCCGCTGCTCAGGTCCGCTGCCGCTAGGCCATACCCTTTGGCATTCCCCGCTATCGCTACCAGATAATGCTCGCGACCTTGGTCTAACAGCGCATCATCGGTGAGCGTACCCGGCGTTAAAGTCCGGACTACTTTTCGTTCAACTGGCCCCTTACTGGTTGCCGGATCCCCTACTTGCTCACAAATCACGACGGACTCGCCCTGCTTTAATAATCTTGCCAGATAACTTTCCGCCGCATGATACGGCACGCCCGCCATCGGGATGGGGGCACCATTGCTGTTGCCACGGGCTGTCAACGTGATATCCAGCAGCTGAGCGGCTTTATGCGCATCATCATAAAACAGCTCATAAAAGTCGCCCATGCGATAAAACAATAAAGTATCGGGATGCGCAGCTTTAATCCGCAGATATTGCTGCATCATAGGGGTATGATGAGAAAGGTCTTTCATAAGTAATAGTCTACCGTATGCCACTTGTTTCCGATGAATCTCTTTATCAATACACTGAAAAACTTGCATCACTCCTGCTCGCACAACAAAAACAGTTGGTTACAGCGGAATCCTGTACCGGCGGCTGGCTGGCGAAGTGTTGCACCGATTTGGCAGGCAGTTCCGTCTGGTTTCAAGGCGGCATCGTCAGTTATAGCAATGCGTTAAAACGCCAGCTACTTCAGGTCTCCGAAGCGACGCTCATGCAACATGGTGCCGTTAGCGAGCCGGTTGTTCGTGCCATGGCAATGGGCGCTTTGCAACAACTTGGTGGCGATGTCAGCGTTGCCATCAGCGGTATTGCAGGGCCAAGTGGTGGCACCAAGGCAAAACCGATTGGCCTGGTTTGGTTTGGTTTTGCCAATTCTGAAAACATTTTTTGCACACAAAAACGCTTTACTGGCGATCGTAGCGCAGTCAGGCAACAAGCCGTTGCCTTTGCCTTAACTGAACTCATCAAAATGCTAGAGTGACAAACGCGAGTATGTGATAATCACATGTTTTAAATGAACCAGATCAGGGGTATTCCAAATGGATGAAAACAGAAAAAAAGCGCTTGGCGTTGCCTTAGGTCAAATTGAGAAACAATTTGGCAAAGGCGCCGTGATGCGTTTAGGCGATGGAAGCGCCGCCCGTGATATCGAAGCTGTTTCAACCGGCTCAATTGGTCTTGATGTGGCGCTAGGTATTGGTGGCCTACCGCGCGGACGGGTGATTGAAATTTATGGTCCGGAATCTTCGGGCAAAACCACCTTAACGCTGCATGCCATTGCCGAAATGCAAAAAATGGGTGGCACAGCGGCTTTTGTCGACGCAGAACATGCACTCGATCCATTGTACGCAGAAAAACTGGGCGTCAATATTGATGATTTACTGGTTTCACAACCCGACACCGGCGAACAAGCCTTGGAAATCGCCGATATGCTGGTCCGAAGTGGTGCAGTCGATATTGTTGTTGTTGACTCTGTCGCCGCCCTGACACCAAAAGCAGAAATCGAAGGTGATATGGGCGACAGTCATATGGGCTTGCAAGCCCGATTGATGTCACAGGCATTGAGAAAGTTAACAGCCAATATTAAACGCTCTAACACCCTCGTTATCTTTATCAATCAGATTCGGATGAAAATTGGCGTCATGTTTGGGAACCCTGAAACAACAACGGGAGGTAATGCCCTAAAATTTTACGCCTCTGTCCGTTTGGACATTCGACGCATTGGCGCCATCAAAAAAGGCGATGAAATTTTAGGTAATGAAACGCGCGTCAAGGTGGTGAAAAATAAAGTCGCGCCTCCATTTAAGCAAGTTGAGTTTGATATTCTTTACGGTGAAGGCATTTCACGCGAAGGCGAGCTCATTGATTTAGGCGTGGCGGCGAATATTGTTGAAAAATCGGGGGCTTGGTATAGCTATGACGGCAACCGAATCGGTCAGGGCAAAGATAATGTCCGTCAGTATTTGAAAGATAATGACGCCATCGCAGCGGATATCGAAAGCAAAATTCGCGCGGTGATGCTGCCTAAAAACAGCAAAGCAAAACCGGAAAGTGATTTATCTGAGACTGAATCAGAGGCGTGAGCCGCTCTTGCCAAGAGCATGCGATCTCGTTGCTTGCAAGACGCGAACACAGTGCATTTGAATTAAGGCAAAAGTTGTCACAACACGCGTATTCGGACAATGAAATTGAACACGTTTTGCAGTTGTTACAAGAACAAGGTTTGCAGGATGATGCGCGATTTGCCTCGCAATATTGGCGTTATCGCGCTAATAAAGGCTATGGCGCCCTGCGGATAAAGCAGGAGTTGCAACAACGTGGCTTGACGAATGAGCACATTCAACAGGCGATGATGGAAGTAGAAATTGATTGGTTTGTATTAGCGGTCAACGTACGATGCAAACGTTTTGGTAATAAAGCGCCCAGCGACTTGAAAGAACGAGCTAAACAGCAACGTTTTTTGCAGTACCGGGGATTTACTTTTGATGAGATTAAAGAAAGTTTTAATAACAACCCATGAAAACTAGTGCTGATATACGCCAGTTATTTCTGGACTACTTCGCCGGTAAAGGCCATGAGGTGGTCGAGAGTAGCCCATTGGTGCCTGCGAATGACCCTACCCTGCTATTTACGAATGCAGGAATGGTGCAATTTAAAGATGTCTTTTTAGGGAATGAGTCGCGAAAAATCCCCCGTGCCACCAGTACACAACGCTGCGTTCGTGCGGGTGGTAAGCACAACGATTTGGAAAATGTTGGCTATACCGCAAGGCACCATACCTTTTTTGAAATGCTCGGCAATTTCAGTTTTGGTGATTACTTCAAGCGTGAAGCAATTCAATATGCTTGGGAATTTTTGACCGTTTCATTGGCCCTGCCGCCAGAAAAATTATGGGTCACTGTATTTGAAGAAGATGAAGAAGCGGCTGATATTTGGCTAAACGAAGTAGGTATCAGCGCCGACCGTTTTTCGCGTATTGGCGCCAAAGATAATTTCTGGTCAATGGGTGACACGGGCCCTTGTGGTCCTTGCTCAGAAATTTTCTATGATCATGGTGAAGAAGTTGCAGGTGGACCACCAGGTAGTCCAGAGGAAGATGGCGATCGCTATATTGAAATCTGGAATCTGGTCTTCATGCAATTTGATCGTTCGGCTGATGGCACGTTAACACCCTTACCGAAACCGTCGGTTGATACCGGTATGGGTCTGGAGCGATTAGCCGCCGTTCTGCAGGGTAAACACAACAACTACGACATTGATCTGTTTCAGAATCTGATTACAGCCATCGTCCAACTTGCGGGTATTGACGATACGACACATACCTCCGCTCGCGTTATTGCTGATCACATTCGTTCTTGTGCTTTTATGATTACTGACGGAGTGCAGCCATCGAATGAAGGTCGTGGCTATGTGCTACGGCGCATTATCCGACGCGCGATCCGTCATGGTCACAAACTGGGTTTAAAACAGGCTTTTTTTCATAAACTGGTCGCCCCGCTTGTTAACGAGATGGGAGACGCCTTTCCTGAGCTGGTCAAGGCACAACCCCTGGTCGAACGTGCCTTGGCACTGGAAGAAGAACGCTTTGCGGATACACTCGACAATGGCCTCAAAATCCTTGATCAAGCTATCGATGCGATGGCTGATAAAGAGATTCCGGGCGAGACCGTTTTCCTATTGTACGATACCTATGGTTTCCCTATTGATTTGACTGCTGATATCGCAAGAGAACGAAATCTTACCATCGATATCGCTGGCTTTGAACGGCATATGGAAGCTCAGAGAAATCGAGCTCGTAACGCCAGTCAGTTTGCTGGTGGACTGTCAGAAAATTTGATTATTGATGGTGAAACCGTTTTTTGTGGTTACGATCACACCCGGCAAGAAGCCACGATCATGGCATTACTGGTGGATGGCGAAAACGTCAATACGCTCGAGGCCGGTCAAACCGGTATTATCGTGCTAGACCATACGCCGTTTTATGCTGAATCTGGTGGTCAGGTTGGCGATAAAGGTGAAATCAATTCTGCCGGTGCGCACTTTTCTGTCATGGATACGCGCAAACAGGGCAAAGCCTTTGCCCATATGGGGGAATGCAAACATGGTCAATTTGAAATTGGCCAACAAATCATTGCCCATGTTGATGAGTCAAACCGACAGGCCACCGCGCTGAATCACTCTGCAACGCATTTATTGCATGCCGCTCTGAGGCAAGTTTTGGGCGATCATGTCAATCAGAAAGGATCTCTTGTTAACGCGCAGCGTTTACGCTTTGACTTTTCGCATTACGAAGCGGTATCAGCCGAACAAGTGCGAGAAATAGAACGTCTGGTAAACCAGCAAATTCGTATCAATCATACTGTTGAAACCCGACTCATGCCGCTCGAAAAAGCCCGGGATTGTGGCGCAATGGCCTTATTTGGCGAGAAGTATGATGATGAGGTGCGTGTCTTAAGCATGGGGGAATTTTCTATCGAGCTTTGCGGCGGCACGCATGTTGGACGCACTGGTGATATTGGCCTGTTCAAAATCATCAATGAGGCTGGCATTGCCTCAGGTGTTCGCAGAATAGAAGCCGTTACGGGTGATATTGCCCTGGATATCGTAGAAGATGCCGAAAATCGATTAAGCAAAATTTCTGATCTGGTGAAAGCCAAAGCGGATAATGTCGAAGAGAAGACATTGCAATTGGTTCAAAAAAACCGGCAGCTGGAAAAAGAATTAGAATCACTAAAAGCAAAATTGGCGAGTAGCGCCGGACA
The genomic region above belongs to Methylophaga frappieri and contains:
- the rpe gene encoding ribulose-phosphate 3-epimerase yields the protein MAEFKIAPSILSADFARLGEEVVNVLASGADIVHFDVMDNHYVPNLTIGPLVCDALRKHGVTAEIDVHLMVKPVDRIIPDFAQAGASYITFHPEASEHIDRSLQLVKAEGCKSGLVFNPATPLSLAEHVLDKVDRILLMSVNPGFGGQKFIPHTLEKLRQARKMIDESGYDIDLEIDGGVNVKNIREIAEAGARTFVAGSAVFGAAKADDPNQYDSILAAMREELAKAAV
- the trpE gene encoding anthranilate synthase component I, whose translation is MKQAEFEQLAAEGYNRIPLSREVLADLDTPLSTYLKLADAPYSYLFESVQGGEKWGRFSIIGLPCHQVIRIYGSQIRIYKDNELTHTLIEADPLRWIEGFQQSFRVAEIDGLPKFNGGLVGYFGYDTVRYIESRLGHAPASDPLGCPDILLMVSDELVVFDNLSNCLYLIVHADPAVEGAYELAQQRLDALVDQLREATPKRKKAYSGNQVDEQDFVSGFTHDGFVDAVDKAKQYITDGDIMQVVLSQRLSIPFKAEPIDLYRALRTLNPSPYMFYLHLDDFHVVGSSPEILVRMEDQEITVRPIAGTRKRGKTEAEDVALENELLADPKELAEHLMLIDLGRNDIGRVSETGSVNLTDKMVIERYSHVMHIVSNVTGKLKPTFNAMDALRATFPAGTVSGAPKVRAMEIIDELEPVKRGVYAGAVGYLSWTGNLDTAIAIRTAVIKQDQLHIQAGAGIVYDSVPESEWQETMNKARAVFRAVAMAEAGLQPPTSDLS
- a CDS encoding aminodeoxychorismate synthase component II: MLLMIDNYDSFTYNLVQYFAELGVEVVVKRNDQLTLADIDKLNPDQIVISPGPCTPNEAGISLEVIKQFSGKKPLLGVCLGHQAIGQAFGGDVVHAREIMHGKTSQVHHHDRGVFNGLNNPLQATRYHSLVVKQQTLPDCFEITAWTESQPGQIDEIMGLRHKTLPVEGVQFHPESILTEQGHQLLKNFLEPL
- the trpD gene encoding anthranilate phosphoribosyltransferase, which codes for MSVLTLSLPQAIKRVMQRDNLTDEEMTQVMQQIMTGQATDAQIGGFLIGLAMKGETVAEITAAAKVMRQLATPVTIQSAPIIDTCGTGGDGASSFNVSTASAFVVAAAGAKVAKHGNRSVSSTSGSADVLEAAGVNLDISPEQVAHCIETVGIGFIFAQKHHGAMKHAIAARKEMAVRTIFNLLGPLTNPAGAPYQVLGVYDRQWLRPVAEVLQQLGSRHVLVVHSADGMDEISIGAETTIAELKDGKINEYTIQPEDFGLQRADITALSVNNVTESLAMIQSIFAGHSGPARDIVVLNAGAAIYAADLSDDLASGIQLAQNLIDNGVAAKKLDALIQCSQGLTNE
- the trpC gene encoding indole-3-glycerol phosphate synthase TrpC; the protein is MNSKPDILNKILQRKQQEIAERNGRVPLQKMQQLAEQALPVRGFVTAMQTKLAAGQSAVIAEVKKASPSKGLLREDFHPAEIARSYQAGGAACLSVLTDRDFFQGHEDYLQQAREACDLPVIRKDFIVDPYQVFEARAINADCILLIVAALTDAQLENLSQLALQLDMDVLVEVHDAIELQRALSLNLPLIGINNRDLRSFEISLQTTLALLPQIPDDVIVVTESGIHTAAHVEQMRNHDVNAFLIGETFMRAPDPGQALKALFES
- the crp gene encoding cAMP-activated global transcriptional regulator CRP — its product is MDYHKHKAIESGLAEFFQFCHSRHYPAKTIIVRPGDAADKLYYLREGSVSICMENEEGEELIVAYLNQGDFIGEVGLFSEVGDRMVTVRARSDCRTEEISYQQIRSMAETHLKNCYPMLLQTLAEQLARRLLSTTRKASDMAFLDVAGRVMAALEELSIQPDAMRHEEGIQIKVTRQEISRIVGCSREMVGRVMKELQEQGTLWAHGKTVILYDESHRRSPVQIKKRAI
- a CDS encoding OsmC family protein, whose product is MKARVKWVEDVLFLGQSGTGHTVVMEGPAEAGGQGTGMRPMELLLLGMAGCTAYDVVGILKNSKQEISDCDVSVTAERADDMPKVFTKIHVHYKIRGRQVKPNFVERAIKQSTEKYCSASIMLGKTAEISHAFDIEEIN
- a CDS encoding YcgL domain-containing protein; translation: METHIYKSKRKAEMYLYLLVEDDFSVVPETLLNAFEPAPEKVMTLRLSSDRPLAREDVDQVMQQLQEQGFYLQMPPSAMSLLEKERATNAAAS